In Armigeres subalbatus isolate Guangzhou_Male unplaced genomic scaffold, GZ_Asu_2 Contig293, whole genome shotgun sequence, the following are encoded in one genomic region:
- the LOC134203924 gene encoding protein toll-like: MKCFIVLYIIMNIFNVFADQHLDYIIGEELLGPIASESAKFSCPEPNPTDDCSCMHAITDFEIQCPIVNPEIIVKIKPEAYAQVQCYDRHDLVALPTLKAGNTTQVKVIHCPLPEDKSILQLVSFLGVKNVKDFWYQSYGKDSGVQLLRPHFAGMQNLEKLFISAGIDYIRPDLFADLHSLKWMVLRGNNLTRLGNVFQNLTDLVILELGANQITELEAGFLQKQSKLRHLNLWHNEIRTVNKQTFYGVESLQELDLSVNLIDSLDKDVFSGFEKLSTLNLGFNKFSSFQAGLLSSNRYLKEFKMISNLKPIVILPSDFLRNLPMLTSVILSRNGFSEIPESIFFDSSALLHIDLSYNNFRFLPELLLRDQHSLKNFNVANNKLELIPNNLLESASELMILDLSFNRLHNISAKCFSSLDKLTELHLENNNLIVIDLLALSAVVNLQNLFLQNNFLQYSGSNTKSPFQYLNNLRTLNLKNNSIDVMLHDWNFNTMHLRELDLSFNLFTQLTYLDLHFISRDIRIDLTNNRIALVDMNDFQAPSSLQHTSKTGKILVNLEGNELDCNCHMLSFVQYIQNHESPTNQRIRFVTNNLHCFEPENLQLVDISDVSTEDLTCPLNKSNCPTECHCFQRPIDLTVIVNCTGRGLVRIPDLPHPNKLEYKFVELHIENNKITELPSGGLSAVSKLYARNNSISNLQNMTILESLRIIDLSLNHLTTLDVKTIQNLNESRTLERLHLGSNPWQCDCSSVHFLEFVQQTFHLIVDTNHITCPNGERLANISISNLCKDHWTMIIAVCLSVLLLGLSVGICASICFAYHNEIKIWLFKRNLLLCWVTEQELDKDKRFDAFISYSHHDEDFVANHLVPTLEQPPMNFRTCWHMRDWTPGELIAEQIDRSISESRRTIVVLSKSFLESVWARMEFRTAHLNSIAERRTRVIVIMYEHFGDIELLDADLKAYLRMNTYIRWGDPWFWDRLQYAMPHPPYVRGLKKVRCARSYEIGLLEDRQDVSKSQIVAYDEHRGYINPMLSHSLGSSMEELDGTNNFEGINIIDSRYLDELFIIITKESEV, translated from the coding sequence ATGAAATGCTTCATCGTATTGTATATCATTATGAATATATTCAACGTATTCGCCGATCAACACCTCGACTACATCATCGGTGAAGAACTGCTGGGTCCCATTGCCAGTGAAAGTGCTAAGTTTTCGTGTCCGGAGCCGAACCCCACGGACGATTGTAGTTGCATGCACGCAATTACCGATTTCGAGATCCAATGTCCGATTGTGAATCCCGAAATAATAGTTAAGATTAAACCAGAAGCGTACGCACAAGTGCAATGCTATGATCGACACGATCTCGTCGCGTTACCAACATTGAAGGCGGGCAACACAACGCAGGTGAAAGTGATCCACTGTCCGCTTCCGGAGGACAAATCGATTCTTCAGCTGGTGAGTTTTCTTGGAGTGAAAAATGTGAAGGATTTTTGGTATCAAAGCTACGGAAAGGATTCCGGAGTGCAGCTGCTCAGACCACACTTTGCCGGGATGCAAAACCTGGAAAAGTTGTTCATTAGTGCGGGAATCGATTATATACGACCGGATTTGTTCGCGGATTTACACAGTTTGAAATGGATGGTTTTGCGTGGAAACAATTTAACTCGCTTGGGAaacgtttttcaaaatttgacagATTTAGTGATTTTAGAGTTGGGGGCGAATCAAATTACAGAATTGGAGgcaggatttcttcaaaaacaatCGAAGCTTCGCCATTTGAACCTATGGCATAATGAAATTCGAACGGTTAATAAGCAAACATTTTATGGAGTGGAGTCACTCCAAGAGCTTGATTTGTCAGTCAATTTGATAGATTCCTTGGATAAAGATGTTTTCTCTGGGTTTGAGAAGCTATCCACGTTGAATCTTGGATTCAACAAATTCAGCAGTTTTCAGGCAGGATTGTTATCTTCTAATCGTTATCTGAAGGAGTTCAAAATGATCAGCAATCTTAAACCGATTGTGATTCTTCCAAgtgattttcttcggaatcttCCGATGTTGACCAGTGTGATTCTTAGTCGAAACGGGTTTTCTGAAATTCCAGAATCAATATTTTTCGACTCTTCAGCGCTCCTTCATATCGACTTGAGCTATAATAATTTTCGATTCCTTCCGGAACTATTATTACGAGATCAACATTCACTGAAGAATTTCAACGTAGCTAATAACAAGCTGGAACTTATACCAAACAATCTGCTGGAAAGTGCTTCGGAACTTATGATACTTGATTTATCGTTCAACAGACTTCATAACatttccgcgaaatgtttttcatCCTTAGATAAACTCACTGAGCTCCACTTGGAGAACAATAATCTTATAGTTATCGACTTGCTTGCATTATCCGCTGTAGTGAATCTTCAAAATCTTTTTCTGCAAAATAACTTTCTGCAGTATTCCGGAAGCAACACGAAATCCCCATTCCAGTATCTAAATAATTTACGCACTTTGAACCTTAAGAACAACAGCATTGACGTCATGCTACACGACTGGAACTTCAATACAATGCACCTCCGTGAGCTGGATCTGAGCTTCAATCTATTCACTCAGTTAACGTATCTCGATCTACACTTCATATCTCGCGACATTCGTATCGATCTCACAAACAATCGAATTGCTCTTGTTGATATGAACGATTTCCAAGCTCCGTCATCATTGCAGCATACCAGCAAGACAGGAAAAATCTTGGTTAATCTTGAAGGTAACGAATTAGATTGCAACTGTCATATGTTATCGTTCGTCCAATACATTCAGAATCACGAATCACCAACCAATCAAAGAATTCGCTTTGTTACGAACAATTTACATTGCTTTGAGCCAGAGAATCTTCAATTGGTAGACATTTCCGATGTTTCAACCGAGGATCTCACTTGTCCGTTGAACAAATCAAACTGTCCAACAGAGTGTCACTGTTTTCAGCGACCAATCGACCTTACGGTTATTGTCAATTGTACTGGTCGCGGACTTGTTCGAATACCGGATCTTCCGCATCCGAACAAGCTTGAGTACAAATTCGTCGAGCTGCACATTGAAAACAACAAAATTACAGAGTTACCATCGGGGGGTTTGTCAGCAGTTTCCAAACTGTACGCGCGCAACAACTCAATTTCCAATTTGCAAAACATGACCATTTTGGAGAGTCTTCGTATTATTGACCTCTCCTTGAATCATTTAACGACATTAGACGTCAAAACCATCCAAAATCTCAACGAAAGTCGCACATTGGAACGCTTACATTTGGGTTCAAATCCTTGGCAATGTGACTGCAGTTCAGTGCACTTCCTGGAGTTTGTCCAGCAGACCTTCCACCTGATTGTCGATACCAACCACATCACATGTCCAAACGGCGAACGGCTCGCGAACATCTCAATAAGCAATCTCTGCAAGGATCACTGGACAATGATCATCGCGGTCTGCCTCAGTGTCCTTCTGCTGGGGCTATCCGTCGGTATTTGCGCTTCCATCTGTTTCGCTTACCACAATGAAATCAAAATATGGCTCTTCAAGCGGAACCTGCTGCTATGTTGGGTAACCGAACAGGAACTGGACAAGGACAAACGATTCGATGCGTTCATATCCTACTCGCACCACGACGAAGACTTCGTTGCGAATCATTTGGTACCGACCCTGGAGCAACCGCCGATGAACTTTCGAACGTGTTGGCACATGCGCGATTGGACTCCCGGAGAGCTGATCGCCGAACAGATAGATCGATCCATCAGCGAGTCCCGCCGAACGATCGTGGTTCTGTCGAAGAGCTTTCTGGAATCGGTATGGGCCCGGATGGAGTTCCGGACGGCACACTTGAATTCGATCGCCGAAAGACGTACCCGGGTGATTGTGATTATGTACGAACATTTTGGCGACATCGAACTGCTGGATGCGGACCTGAAGGCATATCTGCGAATGAATACGTACATAAGGTGGGGAGATCCGTGGTTCTGGGATCGGTTGCAGTACGCGATGCCACACCCACCGTACGTTCGAGGCCTGAAGAAAGTGCGATGTGCAAGAAGCTACGAGATAGGGCTGCTAGAGGACCGACAGGATGTTTCGAAGTCACAGATAGTTGCGTATGACGAGCATCGTGGGTACATCAATCCGATGTTGAGCCACTCGTTGGGCAGTTCGATGGAGGAATTAGATGGAACGAACAATTTCGAGGGTATAAACATTATCGACAGCAGGTACTTGGATGAACTGTTTAtaataataactaaagaaaGTGAAGTTTAA